The sequence below is a genomic window from Oscillospiraceae bacterium.
ATGGACTCCTTGGTGTTGTAGGTCCAGCACAGGTAGGCCTCCACCGCGTGGGTGAGGGCGTCCATGCCGGTGGCCGCGGTGATGTGGGGCGGCAGGCCCACCGTCAGCTCCGGGTCCAGCACCGCGTACAGGGGGATCAGGTGCAGGTCCATCAGGGCGTACTTGTGGTGGGTGTCCTGGTCGGTGATGAGGGCGGCGATGGTGGTCTCCGACCCGGTGCCCGCCGTGGTGGGCACCGCCACGAAGGGGGGCAGCCGTCTGCCCACCTTCAGCAGGCCCCCCATGCGCCCCACGCTCTTGTTGGGGTTGACCGCCCGGGCCGCCGCGGCCTTGGCCGCGTCCATGGAGGATCCGCCGCCGATGGCCACAAAGCTGTCGCACCCCTCCTTCTGGTAGAGGGCGTAGATCTCCTCCACGATCTTTACCGTGGGGTTGGGGGCCACCGTGTCGAAGAGGACGCAGGGCACCCCGCCCTCCTCCAGCACCTTCAGCACCGCGGGGGCCACCCCCGCCTTCATCAGGCCCGGATCGGTCACCACCATGGGACGTTTGACACCCCGCTGTCCCAGCAGCTCCGGGATCCGCCCAATCGCGCCCGCGCCCTCGACCCGCTCCGCCTTGCGCCACGGCATGCAGCGCGCCCCGAAGTTGAACACAAACTGGAATGTGCGGTAATACGCCTTTTTTGCTCCCCACATACCCTGTTTCCTCCCTTTTCACACAAATGAACCACACGGTATAGCACTACCTATTACTATAGTGCAGCAGGGCGTTTTTGTCAAACCAAAGGCCCCGGCTCCCCCCCCTCTGCCGGCTCTCTTTTGCCGGTTGAACCCGGCAGTCTGGCCCGGGACGTAAAAAGCAGGATCTTCCAGCTTTTAACCATGCTTTCCAACAAAAAAGATTCTCAAAAACGCCGGATTCTTCTCTAAACGCCCGCCGTCAATCCGGCGACTCGTCAGTTCAATTCTTAATTTTTGACATGCCGTTGGTGCGATTTGACGGAAACAACGCTTGACTGCCCCCTCCTCTTATGCTAATATGATGGCAGTTTCATGACATATGTAATTTATAAGTTACATGTGTCGCAGCATTTGTTACAGAAAGGGAGAGATCGTAATGGCACAGACCGCTCAGCGCATGAACCACATTTTCCAGCCCGACGGGAAGACCTTTATCCTGGCAATGGACCACGGCTCCAACTTTAAGGTGCTCCCCGCCATGAAGGACAGCAAGAAGCTGATCCACGACATCGCCTCCGCCGGTGCGGACGCCTTCCTCTCCACCATCGGCATGGCGGATAAATTCCAGCCCGACTTCCTGGGCAAGGGCATCATCCTGCGCATCGACGGCGGCGTGTCCTGCCTGAGCAAGCCCACCAAGGCCATGCAGATCGTGGCCAACGCCGAGGACGCCCTGCGCCTGGGCGCCGACGCCGTCATCACCATGAGCTTCCCCGGCTCCGTCTTTGAGAACGAGGTGCTCTCCAACATGGCCCGCGTGGCCCTGGACTGCCACAAGTGGGGCCTGCCCGTGCTGGCCGAGGCCCTCCCCCGCGGCTTTGAGCCCGCAGAGGACGCCCGCACCCCCGAGAACATCACCTTCGCCTGCCGCCAGAGCGTCGAGCTGGGCGCCGACATGGTCAAGACCAACTACACCGGCGACCAGAAGTCCTTCGCCGAGCTGTGCGAGAGCGTCTACGCCCCCGTCGTCATCCTCGGCGGCGCCAAGAAGGTCCCCGAGCGCGAGCTGCTCCAGGAGATCAAGGAAGCCCTCGAGGCCGGCGCCGCAGGCGTCGCCATGGGCCGCAACATCTGGGGCAACGACGACCCCGTCCACTACGCCGCCGCCATCGCCAAGCTCATCCACGAGAACTGCTCCGTGGACGCCGCCCTCAAGGAGATGGGGAAGGCCTAAGGCGGGTGCTTGCCCCCGCCGCCTCTTCGCAAAGACATAGAAAGGAAGTCATTTCTTATGGATACATATAAGGTCAGCGTACTCACCGCCCCCGAGACCATCGAGGTGCGCGAGCTGGAGAAGAAGCAGCCCACCGGCCGCCAGGTCCTTATCAAGGTCGAGTCCTGCGCCATCTGCACTCTGGAGCAGCGCGTCTACAAGGGCATCATGAACAAGTACCCGTTCGCCGGCGGCCACGAGGCCGCGGGCACCGTCGAGGCCGTGGGCCCCGCCGTCAAGGGCGTCAAGCCCGGCGACAAGGTGGCCGTGCGCCTGCTGAACTCCTGCGGCGAGTGCTACTACTGCCGCAACGGCCACGAGAACCAGTGCGTCGTCTCCTTCATCGCCAAGACCCACGACGGCCTCATGGGCCCCGGCGGCCTGGCAGAGTACATGATGGCCGACGCCAAGGACGTATACAAGATGGCCGACGACCTGGACAGCGACCACGCCGCCCTCAGCGAGCCTCTGGCCTGCTGCGTCCACTCCGTGCGCCGGGGCCAGATCGAGCTGGGCGACGACGTCGTGGTCGTGGGCTGCGGCATCATGGGCGCCTTCCACATCAAGCTGGCCAAGCTCAAGGGCGCACGCGTCATCTGCTCCGAGGTCGACCCCAAGCGGCTTGAGGTCGCCAAGAAAATGGGCGCCGACATCCTCATCAACTCCAAGGAAGAGGACGCGGTGGCCAAGGTCAAGGAGCTCACCGACGGCCGCGGCGCTGACGTGGTTTTCTGCACCGTCGCCATCTCCGCCATCGCCCAGGACGCCGTCAACATGGCCGGCAAGCTGGGCCGCGTCGTCTTCTACTCCTCCTTCCATCCCGACAACCCCATCGACCTGCTCCCCGGCAAGATCCACTCCGGCGAGCAGATCCTCACCGGCTCCGTCAACCCCAACCAGAGCGACTTCCTCATCTCCACCCGCCTGCTCTCCTCCAAGGTCATCAACGTCGAGGACCTCATCTCCGACCGCGTGCCCCTGGCAGACATTGAGCGCGCCTTTACCGAGGCCGTAGACCCCTTCACCTACCGCATCATCGTCAAGCCCTAAGCGCTTGCAAATGCCGTCGGATTCCGCTACAATCATTCTATTACATCTGTCATATTATTTTTTCCATATTTTTTAAATTGGAGGGTGTATCAGGAATGAAGAAGGGGAATTTGACGGCCAGAGAGCTTGAGGAATACACGCGCGTCGCCTACTACTACTACAAGGCGGACTTCACGCAGGAGGAAATCGCCAAACGTATGCAAATGTCACGGCAGAGGGTGAACAGAATCCTCGCCTCCTGTATCGATCTGGGCATTGTGAAGATCTCAATCGCCAATCTGGGCAGCGATCTGGAGCTGGAGACGGCGCTGGAGCGCAAGTACGGGCTGCGCTGCGTCCGGGTTGTGGAGAACGTGGTGGAGAGCAAGGTGCACGAGGACCTGGGCATCGCCGCGGGCGAGTGCCTGGCCAGTTTTATCAGGAAGGGGGACATCATCGGCTTCACAAGGGGCCGGTCCACCTCCGCGCTGGTGGATTACATGCCGCCCGTGTCCAAGGATAACCTGACCATCACCCAGCTTTTGGGCAGCGCGCACAAGGACACGCGGGCCTCCTCCCATCTGGAGGTGGACGACATTGTGTACCGCTTCTCCCTCAAGCTCCACGCCAAGCCCAGTATGCTCTACGCCCCCGTCATCGTCCAGGACGCGGCGCTGCGGGAATCCCTGATGAAGGACCCCTATTTCCAGCAGGGGTACGACATCATCAAGGCCTGCAACATCGCGGTGGTGGGCATCGGCACGGCCGACAGCCAGGTGGGCTTCATGACCGAGGTGCTGGGCGAGGCCCCCACCAGCGAAAGCATGGACTGGGCCCGGGACGTGGCCGGGGAAATCTGCACCCACTTCTTCGACGCCCAGGGGCGCGAGGTCTTCCCGCCCTTCAGCGACCGCATCATCTCCATCTCGCTGGAGGACTATATCAAAATCCCCATCCGGATCGGCGTGGCCGGCCTGCCCTACAAGGCCGGCGCCATCCGGGCCGCCATCAAGGGCGGCTACATCAATGTGCTCGTCACGGACAAAAAAACCGCAAGCATCCTAATCGGATAACCCCGGGCGCATACACACCTGGGGCTTCCGGCTCATATCCAATTTCCTTGGCAATATGAAAGGAGGATATGGCGGAATCTCTCCGCCATGTGTGTATTATGTCTGAACAAGTGAACGACGGCAAGTTGGGACTCCTGTCCGCAACTACCATGCTGATCGGCGGCATGATCGGCTCTGCAATCTTCTCCCTGTCCGGCCTGACCATGGCCGTGGCCGGCCCCGCCTCCGTGCTCTCCTGGCTCATCGCCGCCCTGGTCATGCTGCTCTACGGCATGATTATCTCGGAGCTGGCCAGCATCTTCCCCCGCTCCGGCGGCCTGTACATCTTCCCCGCCAAGGCGTTCGGCGGCAAGGCCGGCCAAATCTGGGGCTGGCTGTCCTGCTGGGGCGGCTGCATCACCAACTGCATCGCGGTGGCCTTCTCCGCCATCTACGTGTCCACCTACCTGGGCGTGAGCATTCCCGCCCTGAATAACCTGCAGGTGCCCCTGGCCGTGGGCTCCGTGGCCCTGTGCCTGATCCTCAACGCCATCAACTTCTCCACCACCGGCAAGATCAACAACGTGCTGGTGGGCTTCATGGCCCTGGCCATGCTGGTCTTCGTGGCCGTGGGCTTCTTCGGCGGCCAGTTCGACGGCTCCATCATCACCCCGTTCTTCACCCAGGGCAGCGGCGGCGCCTCCGGCTTCCTGTCCATGGTGCCCACCGCCATGGTCGGCTACGGCTCCGTGGTCTCCATCGCCTTCATGGTCTCCGAGATCCGCGACCCCAACAAGAACGTGTCCAAGTCCATGCTGATCGCCATGGTGGTCGTCACCGCGCTGTACGCCCTGACCATCTTCGCCACCATCGGCCTGGTTTCCACCCAGTTCCTGGCTGAGAACCCCGGCATGCAGTACATCCCCCTGTACGCGGCCTGCTTCACCACCCTGGCCGGCTATCCCTGGCTGACCGCCGTGGTCACCGCCGCCGCCGTGCTGGCCCTGATCACCACCATGCTGGTGTGCATGGCCCTCACCGCCCGCTCCCTCGAGGCCGCCGCCGACGACGGCATCCTGCCCAAGCCCTTCGCCAAGTGCAGCGACAAGACCGGCGTGCCCCTGTTCTCCACCGTGATCGTGGCCATCGTGGCCGGCGCCGTGGCCTCTTTCCCCCAGTTCACCGCCACCATGGTCTCCTTCGGCGCCATCTTCTCCGTGTTCACCATCGTGGTCAACATCATCGCCCTGATGGTCGCCCGCAAGAAGAACCCGTACGTGCCCGGCAACTTCCGCTGCCCCGGCGGCTCCGCCGTGCCCGTCATCAGCCTTATCCTCCTGCTGATCTGCAACGCGTCCGACATCATCAACGGCAGCTGGGTCGTGTGGCTGTACACCGCGGGCTGCTGCGTGGTGGGCCTCATCATCTACTTCACCAGCCGCGCCGGCCGCGGCCTGGCCGAGTCCAAAATTTAATCCACGGCGCCTATCATATCTGAATCGAGGGTCACTGAAATGAAACATCTCAACGCCATCGAGAAGATGGAGAACACCTGCATCGCCGTCGGCCACTTCGAGGGGGTCCACAGGGGCCACCTGGCCGTCGCCGCCAAGCTGGCCGAGGTGGCCAAGGAGCGGGGCCTGACCTCCGTCATCGTCAGCCTGTACGACCCCGCCGCCCCCACCCTCTCCACCGAGGCGGAGAAGGAGTACCTGCTCAAGGACAGCGGCGTGGACGTGCTCGTCAGCCTGGAGGAGTCCGCCATCCCCGCCGACCTGGCCGCCCGGCTGGGCGCCAAGGTGGTGGTCGCCTGCCAGTGCTGCGCCGAAAACCCCTATGTGAAGGGCAGCGGCTGCGAGGTCATCACCGTGCCCGGCGCCAAGGACGGGGACACCCCCATCACCACCGCGCTGCTGCGCGAGGTGCTCCAGTCCACCGACATGCTGCGCTACGAGGCCCTGGCCGGCCACCCCTACCTGATGATCGGGCCCATCGTCCACGGCGCCGCCAAGGGCCGCACCGTGGGCCAGCCCACCGCCAACCAGGGCGTGCCCGAGAACAAGATCAAGCCCGTGGACGGCGTGTACGCCACCATCTCCTACATCGACGGCCAGGTCTGGATGGGCATGACCAACATCGGCAAGCGCCCCTCTGTGGACAACTTCAACTACGTCACCATCGAGACCAACCTGCTGGACTTCAGCGGCGACGTCTACGACAAGATCGAGGTCATGGAGGTCTACGACTTTGTCCGCGGCGTCATGAAGTTTGAAAACCTGGAGAAGGTCATGGAGCAGGTGGGCCGGGACAAGGAGAAGATCCGCACCCGCCTGGCCGAGATCGCCGCCTCCCACAACCTCCACTTCCACCTGAACTAACGCGCTCCCCGCCGCGCCGCCGCGCTCCCCTACAGCCCAACGGCTGCCCGAGAACACGGCGGCGCGCCTTACTACATCCCCCCGTACCCGGCAATTGACAATCAACTACCGGTATTATGAAAGGAGGATATGGCGGATTTTCTCCGCCATGTGTGTGTTATGAGTGAACAAGTAAACGACGGGAAATTGGGTCTGGTCCCATGCGTCGCCATGATCGTCGGCGGCATGATCGGCTCGGCGATCTTCTCCCTGTCCGGCCTGACCATGTACAACGCCGGCCCCGCCGCCATCGTGTCCTGGCTGCTGGCCGCCCTGGTCATGCTGATCTACGGCCTGATCGTGGCCGAGCTTTCCAGCATCTTCCCCAAGTCCGGCGGCGTGTATGTGTTCCCCTCCAAGGCCCTGGGTAAAATCTGGGGCTGGATCTCCTGCTGGGGCTACATCATGTCCAACATCGTGGCCATCGCCTTCGCGGCCATCTACGTTTCCACCTACCTGGGCGTGAGCTTCCCCGCCTTCGCCGACCTCCAGGTGCCCCTGGCCGTGGCCGCCGTGGCCGTGTGCCTGGTGCTCAACATGATCAACTTCTCCACCGCCGGCAAGATCAACACCATCCTGGTGGCCCTGCTGGCCGTTACCCTGGGCATCTACATCTGCGTGAGCCTCTTCGGCGGCTCCTGGGACGCCTCCCTGCTGGTGCCCTTCTTCGGCCAGGGCGCGGGCGGCCCCACCGGCTTCCTCTCCGTGGTGCCCACCGCCATGGTGGGCTACGGCTCCATCGTCGCCATCGCCTTCATGGTCAGCGAGGTGCGCAACCCCAACAAGACCGTGCCCAAGGCCGTGCTCATCGCCATGATCGTCGTGGTCTGCCTCTACGGCCTGACCATCCTGGCCACCGTGGGCCTGGTCTCCTCCCAGTTCCTGGCTGAGAACCCGGGCATGCGCTACATCCCCCTGTACGCCGCCTGCTTCACCAAGCTGGCCGCCTTCCCGTGGCTGGCCAAGGTGGTCTCCATCGCGGCCGTGCTGGCCCTGATTACCACCATGCTGGTGGTCATCGCCCTGAGCTCCCGCGCCATCCACGCGGCCGCCGAGGACGGCATCCTGCCCGCCAAGCTGGCCGAGGTCAGCAAGACCGGCTCCCCCATCCTCCCCGCCGTCATCGTGGCCATCGTCTCCGCCATCGTGGCCTGCTTCCCCCAGTTCACCGCCACGATCGTCTCCTTCGGCGCCCTGTTCTCGGTCATCACCATCATGATCAACATCATCTCCCTGCTGGTGGCCCGCAGAAAGAACGCCTACGTCCCCGGCAACTTCAAGGCCCCCGGCGGCTCCGTGCTGCCGGTCATCGCCCTGGCTATCCTGGTGGTCTGCAACCTGTCCGACATCATCGGCGGCGGCTGGATTATCTGGGCCTACACCATCGGCGTGTACATCGTGGGCCTTATCATCTACAAGACCAGCCGCGCCGGCCGCGGCCAGATCGCCGCCTAACCTTACGATTCCTCTCCCTTGGCGCGCCGCCGCAATCCCATCAGCCTCCGGGCTGGCCCGGGTTGCGGCGGCGCGCCGCTTTTCTTCTGAAACGGAAAGGTGATATTATGTCAACTGCATACGCCGCCCCCGCCTGCGCCCCCATCCGCCGCGCAGCCGGCAGCCGGGAGGCCTGCCTGTGCATCCACGGCTTCTGCGGCGCACCCGCCGTGTTCCTTCCCCTGGTTGATACCATTCTGGACGCGGGCTACGACTGCTACGCCCCCCTCCTGCCCGGCCACGGCACCCGGCCGGAGGACATGATCGACGTGAAGCTGGAGCAGTGGCTGGACACCGCCTCCGCCTGGCTGGACGAGCTGCTCCCCCGCTATGCGCGGGTCCACCTGCTGGGCCTGTCCCTGGGAGGCGCCATCGCCTCCTGGCTGGCGGGCACCCGCTCCGGCGACGGGCGCCTGGGC
It includes:
- a CDS encoding alcohol dehydrogenase; the encoded protein is MWGAKKAYYRTFQFVFNFGARCMPWRKAERVEGAGAIGRIPELLGQRGVKRPMVVTDPGLMKAGVAPAVLKVLEEGGVPCVLFDTVAPNPTVKIVEEIYALYQKEGCDSFVAIGGGSSMDAAKAAAARAVNPNKSVGRMGGLLKVGRRLPPFVAVPTTAGTGSETTIAALITDQDTHHKYALMDLHLIPLYAVLDPELTVGLPPHITAATGMDALTHAVEAYLCWTYNTKESIRFAEEAVKLIFDNLERVYRDGGDVEGRMNMLTASFKAGFAFTRAGVGNVHAIAHTLGGLYNTAHGLANAVILPIVLEDYGEAVYPKLARLAAIAGVKADGGEAERARAFIQAIYDMNERMGIPKGFDFIRDEDIPQMIAWAGKEANPVYPVPVLYSPDRYRAVIEKIRIK
- a CDS encoding aldolase, translated to MAQTAQRMNHIFQPDGKTFILAMDHGSNFKVLPAMKDSKKLIHDIASAGADAFLSTIGMADKFQPDFLGKGIILRIDGGVSCLSKPTKAMQIVANAEDALRLGADAVITMSFPGSVFENEVLSNMARVALDCHKWGLPVLAEALPRGFEPAEDARTPENITFACRQSVELGADMVKTNYTGDQKSFAELCESVYAPVVILGGAKKVPERELLQEIKEALEAGAAGVAMGRNIWGNDDPVHYAAAIAKLIHENCSVDAALKEMGKA
- a CDS encoding Cro/Cl family transcriptional regulator, translating into MKKGNLTARELEEYTRVAYYYYKADFTQEEIAKRMQMSRQRVNRILASCIDLGIVKISIANLGSDLELETALERKYGLRCVRVVENVVESKVHEDLGIAAGECLASFIRKGDIIGFTRGRSTSALVDYMPPVSKDNLTITQLLGSAHKDTRASSHLEVDDIVYRFSLKLHAKPSMLYAPVIVQDAALRESLMKDPYFQQGYDIIKACNIAVVGIGTADSQVGFMTEVLGEAPTSESMDWARDVAGEICTHFFDAQGREVFPPFSDRIISISLEDYIKIPIRIGVAGLPYKAGAIRAAIKGGYINVLVTDKKTASILIG
- a CDS encoding amino acid permease — encoded protein: MAESLRHVCIMSEQVNDGKLGLLSATTMLIGGMIGSAIFSLSGLTMAVAGPASVLSWLIAALVMLLYGMIISELASIFPRSGGLYIFPAKAFGGKAGQIWGWLSCWGGCITNCIAVAFSAIYVSTYLGVSIPALNNLQVPLAVGSVALCLILNAINFSTTGKINNVLVGFMALAMLVFVAVGFFGGQFDGSIITPFFTQGSGGASGFLSMVPTAMVGYGSVVSIAFMVSEIRDPNKNVSKSMLIAMVVVTALYALTIFATIGLVSTQFLAENPGMQYIPLYAACFTTLAGYPWLTAVVTAAAVLALITTMLVCMALTARSLEAAADDGILPKPFAKCSDKTGVPLFSTVIVAIVAGAVASFPQFTATMVSFGAIFSVFTIVVNIIALMVARKKNPYVPGNFRCPGGSAVPVISLILLLICNASDIINGSWVVWLYTAGCCVVGLIIYFTSRAGRGLAESKI
- a CDS encoding riboflavin biosynthesis protein, translating into MKHLNAIEKMENTCIAVGHFEGVHRGHLAVAAKLAEVAKERGLTSVIVSLYDPAAPTLSTEAEKEYLLKDSGVDVLVSLEESAIPADLAARLGAKVVVACQCCAENPYVKGSGCEVITVPGAKDGDTPITTALLREVLQSTDMLRYEALAGHPYLMIGPIVHGAAKGRTVGQPTANQGVPENKIKPVDGVYATISYIDGQVWMGMTNIGKRPSVDNFNYVTIETNLLDFSGDVYDKIEVMEVYDFVRGVMKFENLEKVMEQVGRDKEKIRTRLAEIAASHNLHFHLN
- a CDS encoding amino acid permease, with translation MADFLRHVCVMSEQVNDGKLGLVPCVAMIVGGMIGSAIFSLSGLTMYNAGPAAIVSWLLAALVMLIYGLIVAELSSIFPKSGGVYVFPSKALGKIWGWISCWGYIMSNIVAIAFAAIYVSTYLGVSFPAFADLQVPLAVAAVAVCLVLNMINFSTAGKINTILVALLAVTLGIYICVSLFGGSWDASLLVPFFGQGAGGPTGFLSVVPTAMVGYGSIVAIAFMVSEVRNPNKTVPKAVLIAMIVVVCLYGLTILATVGLVSSQFLAENPGMRYIPLYAACFTKLAAFPWLAKVVSIAAVLALITTMLVVIALSSRAIHAAAEDGILPAKLAEVSKTGSPILPAVIVAIVSAIVACFPQFTATIVSFGALFSVITIMINIISLLVARRKNAYVPGNFKAPGGSVLPVIALAILVVCNLSDIIGGGWIIWAYTIGVYIVGLIIYKTSRAGRGQIAA